The Pseudorca crassidens isolate mPseCra1 chromosome 3, mPseCra1.hap1, whole genome shotgun sequence genome includes the window CTTGCTCAAACCTAaagcaggagaaaaacagaaaggcagTTTTCACTTAACAAGCTATGTTATCTTGCTTCCTGCCATCTGCAAAAgctgttctctctgcccagaATGCTTCTCTTCCATCAAGTCTCCATCCATATGTCCctccccaggaagccttccctgtccTTCCCTAGACTGGGCTGGGGAGTGCTCCCCAATTCCtggtcctccccacccccacgtgCATCTTCCTGTATCACAATGGCATTTGATACCTCTCTTCCCACTGGATGCCAGGCACCTGAGGGCAGAGGCAATGTTGTTACTTAACCATGGTAGGCGTAGGCTTGGTCCCTAGCACACGGGGCCTCAATAAATGGTAAATGATTAAACTACTGGAAAGAACAAAGTCAACGTAGGACATTTCTGCCATAGTATTGACCCTTTTGGAACTTGGTATAGGGACTAACCTTCCTATATAGGTTAGTTCAGAATTAGTCTAATAGAGAATATTagcattaatatatttaaaaggctTTGTGTCCCTGTTGAAGGTTAATTGGAATTTGAAACCTGAAAAATGCCAATGCAAGAATAAGTTaggtgtgggacttccctggtggggcagtggttaagaatccgcctgccagggcttccctgggggcgcagtggttgggagtctgtctgccgatgcaggggacacaggttcgtgccccggtccgggaggatcccacatgccgcggagcggctgggcccgtgagccatggccgctaagcctgcgcgtccggagcctgtgctccgcaacgggagaggccacagcagtgagaggcccgcgtaccgcaaaaaaaacacacaaaaaaccaaacaaacaaaaaaagaatccgcctgctaacacaggggacacgggtccgagcccacatgccgtggagcaactaagcccctgagccacaactaatgagcctgcatgccacaactactgaagcccacatgcctagagcccgtgctccacaacaagagaagccaccacaatgagaatcctgtgcactgcaacaaagagtagcccccactcgcctcaactagagaaagaccgcgcgcaGCAAAAAAgatccaacacagacaaaaataaataaataattttttttttttttttaaaagaagttaggTGTGGATGAACCTTACGTAGGTAAGAGCACGTTTCAGTCCAGTGCAGGGGAACTGTGATTGAAAGAAACTTTAATCCTACGGTATTACTGCTTGGACAGATTAGATTTCCAAACAGGGCTTCTCATAAGCTTTCTCAAGTAATGAAGCCAAACACATGCTACTTAATAAACTGTTTACAAACAGCAACAATACCCACAAAAAGAATTATCTATATTAATGGAAAAGCATCTGTTTAAAATTCTCAGAGTCAACAAATATTAAGCACTTTGCGTCTGACTAACAGCAGTGAAGAGAAGATCACTTGTGCCCAGCTCTGACCAAGGACAGTAACTAACTGGTAAAGGACTGACCAGTTGCCTTGCTCCCAGCCCTTTGTTCCCTCCACCACAACAAACCACTTTCCAAAGTTTCTAAATATATTGTAGGGTATGAAAGTCGCTCAAAACTAGGCTTTGCTTTTCAAAGTGGCCCTATTATACTTGAGGATAGAAGGTCTAATCCTCTCCTTTAAAGTCAAGTGCCGAGTTGTCTTACTTTATTCTCTTTTAGAAGTCTTTCTACTAGTTTCAGAAATCCAGGCTGGTTCAGCTATGTTTACAGGGTCAAAGTTTGAaagtcaggggacttccctggcagtccaatagttaagactctgcacttccactgcaggggcatgggttcaatctagggtcagggaactaagaccctgcatgccgagcagcacagccaaaaaatttttttcatttttcttaagtaaataaaactaaaaaaagaatttttaaactcAGGATCAGAGTCTATATGTGTTCCTAGTGTTTCATGCCTAATATCTTGCAGATTCCTCTAATAAcgatggaaaagaaaaggctcaCATTCTAACTTGACTATAGATGCAACAGATGTTTCAGGAGAAAGCCTTCCTATATAAGTTAGTATTTAGCAAGGATCAAATTCAATTGGCTGCCTGGCCCAGGCAAGTTAAGTGAGTTAAATAGGCTGAGtcacagaagagagaaagaggaatacTTCAGTTCTCCCCTCAAACCATCTCACACAGGGTTCAGAGGACAGAAAACCCACACTTCATGTAAAAGGCAGCCACTCCACCAAGTGTTGGAAACAAGGGCCTACTATAAACAGGTCTGCTTTTCCAAGAGAAGCTCTAAAACCAAAGATATGTGAAACTCTTAATTTAAAATGATGGcaacaattcattttttttaaacatcatccagcccctctgcccaaaagaaaaaagggaaaatccaTGAGCAATCTGATATTTTGATTCCAATCTCAGTTATGGAATCAAAATACCAGTTCTATCATTTTCTAGCTCTTCGTGTCTTTGATGTATCAGTCAACTTCTGAGCTTCACTGTCCTCATCTGAAAACCAGGGTCATGAACATGAAACACAATAATGcttattaaagacttaaaaacaattcccgggcttccctggtggcgcagtggttgagagtccgcctgcagatgtaggggacgtgggttcgtgccctggtccgggaagatcccacatgccgcggagcggctgggcctgcacatgcggagcctgtgctccacaacgggagagaccacagcagtgcgaggcccgcgtatcggaaaaaaaaaaaaaaaaaagaatcccaaatGTGtatttggcttccctggtggcgcagtggttgagagtccgcctgccgatgcaggggacacgggttcgtgccccggtccgggaggatcccacatgccgcggagcggctaggcccgtgagccatggccactgggcctgcgtgtccggagcctgtgctccgcaacgggagaggccacaacagtgaaaggcccgcgtaccgcaaaaaagaaaaaaaaaaaaaaaaaaaaaaaaaacaaaaaaaaacaattcccAACACAGAGCTAGCAAATAAATAGAGTTTCCTATAGGTAGAAAGTGGATCTTACTATCAGTAAATTATCTGCTGTGGTCTTCAAAGAACCCAATTGAAGAGCTCAAGGAGGCAGAATTCTCAGATTTAGAGCCTTTCAAATTCTGATCACTGAATACAGAGTATTGAAGGCATTAGAAACTAAACAGAACTAGCAATAAAGAATGCCTAGCAACAGACACAATGAGCTGGAAGTAGCTCTTCCTATTAAGAGATCTATTAACTGTCACTAGTTAATGGCCACAAAAAGGTAGGAAAGTACATATGGCAGGGTATATGTTTCAGGGAAAACAGTGGCAGCTGCTAAAATAAGCTGTTAAGACAAAGCAGAGGGTTTCAGGGGAAGTTTTTTAACTTGGACAAACTTCTCTTGTCAGATTATAGACTCTTGTCTGTTAAACACATCTACTAGTTTTCATACTGTTTTAAGCAAATTCCAAACAATACCAACCACAATATTAGGAAGAGTTTGTTAAACAAAGAATTGCTTTATTAATACAAACTATTAATACATACCCACAGACTATAAAGTGCtaagaaatttaaatatctaaGTCATAGCAAACAGGTGGCAATTCAACATCCAGGGTCGACAGAATGCTTGAGGGAGACTGCAACAGATCTAGAAAACAGGAATTTCttgttcaatatctgcaaatcctCGTGTCCATCAACACACACACTAGTTGTCACTCTTAATCATGaattcttgtttttccctttgtctaAGGAATCTTTACCCCCGccccacctacacacacacatacccgcTCTCACTTATTTCTTGGAAAGTGGCTGCGGCCACAGAATTAACCTTCATTATGAGATAAATCATAGAAGTACCTGAAATTCCATCATCCTTAGAGACCCAAGTAAGGGCCAACAATTATCATTAATGCAATTGAGCAAATAGTGTGAGGTATTCCATCAGAACAAATAGAATACATACTGATGATGGCTTTTGACCACCAGTTTGAACCAAGACCTCAAACCTTCTGCAGTAAAGGTTTGCCAGTTGATGCTATTACGTGGGTCTTGATCCTACACGAGCTTTGGGTGTAGCTTGGAATTCTCATTCCAAGCAAGTTTATTATACTTCAGCTTATAACGTAAGAAGTTACACACTAAATTTCCTCTGGTTTTGCTTGTATCTAAGACTGTCCCGATTCCAGAATGACAATTTTACTGGGCATTTGGGACTAAAAAGCAGTACCAGTTGAGAATAGTTTTCATTATCCTGAAACCTTATCCCTGCAGTCTGAAGGATAGAAATTACTTACAGGCTAACCTTCTGCACAACCTGTCCCCGTGGTAATGGAAGTGTTATGACAGATTGTTTACAGACCTTCTAGAAGGGCACTTGTTCACTTACTAGACTCCCACGGTAGAGGAGACATCTTCAGAGGTGAAGGGGGGCCCAGGTGTAACAGCTGTTCAAGCTCCCTCTTCTCATCGAGGATCATGAGAGGCACTCCATTCAAGGGCATGTGTGCAATCTGGTGCTCTTCAGGCAGGTCGAAACTCTCGAAATCTGCCACAGAAAAGTACTTTGTCAGGGCAGCATTCCTCAGGGTGGTCAGCTTTCACAGGGTCCATGAgctcaagctttttttttttttttttttccggtacgcgggcctctcactgttgtggcctctcccgttgcagagcacaggctccggacatgcaggctcagtggccatggctcatgggcccagctgctccgcggcatgtgggatcctcccggaccagggcacgaacctgcatcccctgcatcggcaggcggactctcaaccaccgcgccaccagggaagccctcaaactattttttataataatattaatacctTTTTCCACTGTGTTGACATTTACAATGATGGTCCAAAAGCAATGGTAGAGAAAACTGCTGTGCGTGAATCAAGGCAGTGGCAATAAACTATGCTTAGTAGTCACTATATTCCTCGCTGCCATTCACTTGCAGTAAAAAATGCGTTTCACATAATGTTACTTTACCACATGCAGTAAACAGTATTAATTTTATTAGCTCTCAACCCTTGAGAACATGTCTTTTTAGTATTCTGTATATGATGTGAAGTATGCCACAAAACACATCTACCGCGTACTGAAGGACCACGgtgttttccaagaaaaaaagatTCGTGCAATTATTTGATTTGCAAGCTAAACTAGAGGCCTTATTCCTGGACACCATTTACTTGAAAGAACTGAAAGACAAACTGTGGTAACTCAGCCTTGGATATGTGTTGCACATTATTCTCCGAGGAATGAAAGAAGTCTACCACTTAAAGGGAAACggtatttgttgccaatgataaaattcacaatttcaaggggaaaaaaaactggaatATCAGTAAACTTATCTGTAAGCATTAGCTTAAGAACTTCCTAATACTGAAGACTTTTCTGATTAGATCAGCGGTGATATTAATGAGTGTGCTTTTGATACTTCATAATGAAACATTTCAACATGACCTACATTTCCCAGGGTACCAGTATTTCTAAATGATCAATGGTGATAAATGCAGGATAACCTTCCTTCAAAATGCAAAACAGACCAATGGATTTTATTGTCAGAGCATACAATGTTTACTGAAACGGTTTTggattccacattgcaactaTGCCTACAGAAACAGCCACTTGTTGAATTTTAGTGTAATGGCAAAGAAAACTATCTATACTTATCTAAAagacttaagggcttccctggtggcgcagtggttgagagtccgcctgccaatgcaggggacatgggttcgtgccccggtccgggacgatcccacatgctgcggagcagctgggcccgtgagccatggccgctgagcctgcacatccggagcctgtgttccgcaacgggagaggccacaacagtgagaggcccgcattcagcaaaaaaaataaaaaataaaagacttaaaatgcTTCTCTTTCCTAAATACATGTCTGCATAaggccagattttcttcatatacttcaaccaaaacaagATGCAACAGATTGCAGAATCCATGTGAATCCAGCTGTTTTATGTTAAGCCAAATTAagcaaattttcaaatataaaaccaTGCCATTCTTCTCACAAtttatacatgtaaaaaaattttgtttcaagCTATGTACATTAATgtaatgtgtttgttttttaaacaaattcttttttaatttctcaattttaatttctaatatagaaTACATAAACACTACACAAAAGTTCTTTGGGGTCTTCACTAATTTGTAAGAGTGTATAAGTCctaaaacaaatttaagaaatgCTGTTTTAGGCAACATTTCTTCTTAAAATCCAAGTGCCTTTCAGATTAGGAATTATTTAAAACAACTAATTTTTCTTGACAGTAACAAAAGTAGGATTAGAGTCTTGCCTCTTTTCGAAGAGgtaatcaagaagaaacagacaatttgaacagactgatcacagTCATAAAACTTAATTTGTAATTTAACAAAACTCCCCAAGAGGTTAATTTAAGCATTTTCTCAAAAGCTAAGAACAAAGATGGACGGAGAACCATCATATTCTGAAGTGCGAAAGTTCTCTAAAGCCTAAATACTAGGAATtggtctattctttttcaagactgaTAAAGCTCAGAATTCAAAAAGGAATTGAGTGATATGTGACTACTTAATTTAAACACTGAATtgtaaaggaaagcataaacagaCAAAAGACCCCAGAGGAAATAAGTCTGCAACATACAGGGCTAATTACCTTTATCCACAGAGttctttacacacacatacacacagtgtaagaaagtcacaaaaatcaagagaaaacaaagatacaaacagaaaattaaaaaactataaatgacCAATAGTCAAATATGCTCAGACACACTcatataccccaatttaaaacaataaaataccaatTACCTTTCTGATAAAGATTAGAGCTTTAAAACATTTGCAGTTAGATTACAGGGGAAGCAGGCATCCTTATCCACTGAAGGTGGCTTCAATAATTTATGCTCCTATTTTGGAAGGCAACTTAGCAATATCTCTTTCCTCCAACACAGCATATCTTAGTCCTCTTTCCTGGTCAATATGCATAAATCTACTTCATTTTCCTGAATGGTAATCATTAGAacggatgtaccacattttatcaAAACTTAATCACACAGCTTTGAGACCCAGCAATCCTTCTTGGAGTTTACTCTCCAGAGAGACTCACAAACTCTCAACAATAATTGCATAACTGTTTTGTAATATATAAAAGCCAGAAACAACCTAGATGTATACTACTGGAATGATTAAATACTCTTTGGATCAAAGGGCAAAAAATCCAGCTCAGAAATCTCAAAGGACCTGTGTGATTtgtccccaccccctcaccagTACCATCCTTCACCTCTGCCTTTCAGCTTCGCAGAACCACTCCAGTCCTTTTTTCTGCCTCAGGATCTTTGCACACACTTTGATCTGCTACAGTGCTCTTGCCCTGCCCTATCCTTTCTTCACCCAACTATCTCCTTATATCCTTCAAGACTCCACTGGGTGTCACTTCCTGAGAGAACTCTTCCCTGCTCTTACAGGCTAGGCTCTTACAGGCTAGGCTCTTACAGGCTAGGCCCCTAACAGGCCCTGTGTTTCTCCTTGCTCACACTCAAAGTGAGATGATTTGTTCAGTGCCTGACTTTCCCTCCAAATCATGGGCTTCTCAGGGTGGGGCCTGTCTTGTTAACCACTGCATCCCAAGCTTATTCGTGCCTGGTGTATGGTAGCCTCTCCTCAAATGTGAGTAAATTAAAGCTTGAAAAGCTGGTTCTGTAACAGAAAATATCTCAGATACGTATAGCAGGTTGAAGGAGTAAAAAAAAAGCACGTTTTCACTGGCTATGTGGATTTTTCAGGCATTGTTTTCTGGGgggttttttaagaaatatttaatgtgCTTGTGGAGAAATAGGACAAGCAAGGGTTGGATTCACAACTTGTATATAGTTAGTATTGCTGACTAAATGCTTTAGCTTAGAAAGAaacttaagtgttttttttttaattattttttatttgatttatttttggctgtgttgggtcttcgttgctgcacacaggttttctctacttgtggcgagtgggggctactcttcattgcggtgtgcaggcttctcattgcggtggcttctcttattgcggagcacgggctctaggcacgtgagctcagtagttgtggctcgagggctctagagcacaggctcagtagttgtggtgcatgggcttagttgctctgcagcatgggggatcttcctggaccagggctcgaacctgcataccctgcattggcaggcggattcttaaccactgagccaccagggaagccctcaggcatTGTTCAACTTGACATAGAGCCCTCTTCCTAAATGGTTTTCTAAGAAGACTGTCCCCTAACGTTGAATAGGTGTAATCTCCCCCTAGGTGGTTAGCTTTTGAGGACAGGAACAATGTTTTCCACATCTTAGCTCGGATTCCTCTTCTGACCTAAGATTATACCTTACAAATAAATTCACAAGTGTATTTGTTCAGAGCAACCCAGATTCAGACAGCCTTGTTACAGTCTTGGATCACATGTCTTATTCATAGCTATATCAAGTTACAGTTGAATTGGATCCTAAGAGAAACTCAAGGCTAAAGCATTTGTGCGATACCAAAAGATATTACCTAATGGGTTGAAGGGaaagaatttttctatttctggataGGTGTCATCTGAGGCAGGAACAGAGCTTTTTGCTTTAACGGTCTTCTCAGTCATCTAAAACAACCCAAGAAAACATACATTAGTGAGAGCGGAAGCCTTGTCAACTGATTAGTACAAGAGATCATAGGGCTTCTTTAAGACATGTGACTGCTTCAccacattttaaattgttttcaatttcatgcTGACTTCTAAGAAACCATAATCCTTCATTctcaaaattacaaatacaattCAGCAAGCAATTCTAATATCATGGCTCAAAagttaattctaaaatataagtATCAGCACCTGTTAGCATAAGTTATCAAAATGCAGAGTGGAGTTAATTCAGAACTAATTCACTCAATCACCCAACctaacaaaggagaaaatgggCATGAATCACCTAGAACAGAAGCTAATCCTGGAAGCCATTTTTGGCTGTTGGAAATATAATTTTCCGTTGGTGTGTCCATCAGTGTTACCTAAATTATTTGCTtggttaattttaaaaaccaatttgTGTTCCTCAAATACACAGAGTAAGAGGC containing:
- the PTTG1 gene encoding securin isoform X1; its protein translation is MATLIYVDKENGEPGTRVAPKDGLKLGSGPSVKALDGRSQVSTPHVGKMFDAPPALPKGTRKALGTVNRAAEKSIKTNGPLKQKQTAFSTKKMTEKTVKAKSSVPASDDTYPEIEKFFPFNPLDFESFDLPEEHQIAHMPLNGVPLMILDEKRELEQLLHLGPPSPLKMSPLPWESNLLQSPSSILSTLDVELPPVCYDLDI
- the PTTG1 gene encoding securin isoform X2, with amino-acid sequence MATLIYVDKENGEPGTRVAPKDGLKLGSGPFKALDGRSQVSTPHVGKMFDAPPALPKGTRKALGTVNRAAEKSIKTNGPLKQKQTAFSTKKMTEKTVKAKSSVPASDDTYPEIEKFFPFNPLDFESFDLPEEHQIAHMPLNGVPLMILDEKRELEQLLHLGPPSPLKMSPLPWESNLLQSPSSILSTLDVELPPVCYDLDI